The Fibrobacter sp. genome segment ACTTAACGCTATTTAAAAAACTGAACTTTAACAAACAAAACGGTGATTCCGGCACAAGGCCGGAATGACAATCAAAAAAAGGAATTTCAAAATGTCTAAAATCTATACCTCTGCCGACCAGCTCATTGGTCACACCCCGCTCCTCGAACTCACTCACGTCGAAGAAGGTCTCGGCGCCACTATCCTCGCGAAGCTCGAGTACTTCAACCCCGCCGGTTCCGTGAAGGACCGTATCGCGAAGGCGATGCTTGACGATGCCGAAAAGAGCGGCAAGCTCAAGAAGGGCGCTGTCATCATCGAACCGACTTCGGGTAACACCGGTATCGGCCTCGCTTCCGTCGCCGCCGCCCGCGGTTACCGCATCATCATCGTGATGCCCGAAACCATGAGCGTGGAACGCCGCCAGCTGATGAAGGCCTACGGTGCCGAACTCGTGCTCACCGAAGGTGCGAAGGGCATGAAGGGCGCTATCGCCAAGGCCGATGAACTCGCGAAGGAAATTCCGAACAGCTTCATTCCGGGCCAGTTCGTGAACCCTGCCAACCCGGCTGCCCACAAGGCTACCACGGGTCCCGAAATCTGGGAAGACACTGACGGCAAGGTGGACATCTTCGTGGCCGGTGTCGGTACGGGTGCTACGGTTTCTGGCGTGGGCGAATACCTCAAGGAAAAGAACCCGAACGTGAAGGTTGTCGCCGTTGAACCGGCCAGCTCTCCGGTGCTCTCCAAGGGCGTTGCTGGTTCCCACAAGATCCAGGGTATCGGTGCGGGCTTTGTTCCCGACACGCTGAACACCAAGGTCTACGACGAGATCATCGCTGTCGAAAATGAGGCTGCTTTTGAAGCCGGCCGCGAAATCGGCAAAAAAGAAGGCGTGCTCGTGGGTATTTCTTCCGGCGCCGCTCTCTGGGCCGCGAAGGAACTCGCCAAGCGTCCGGAAAACAAGGGCAAGACCATCGTCGCGCTTCTCCCGGATACCGGCGACCGCTACCTCTCTACGGCTCTGTTTGCCGAATAAATGATGCGCGCATCTAGATTCGCGAAACACAAATCTACACATCTCCAGTCCTCCGGGTTTTATGCCCGGGGGACCTTTTTCTATTTTTTCGGGAGTAAAGTGAGGTTTATATGAGCGTTACGATGCAAGAAGTGATGAAACAGTCCGGCGTGGCATTCGGTACGAGCGGAGCCCGCGGCCTGGTGACCGCGATGACGGACCGCGTGTGCTACGTGTATGCGCGCTCGTTCATCAAATACTGCGAGCAGAGCTATAAGTGTGAACATACGATTGCGATTGCGGGCGACCTGCGCCCCAGTACCGAGCGCATCTTGAAGGCGCTCGTGAAGGCGGGCGAGGATTCCGCATGGAAAGTCGTGTACTGCGGTCGCATTCCTTCTCCCGCGATTGCGCTGTACGGTATCGACAAGGCGCTCCCGACCATCATGGTGACGGGCAGCCACATTCCCGCCGACCGCAACGGCATCAAGTTCAACCACCCGCAGGGCGAAATTTCCAAGAAGGACGAACAGGGAATTGTTTCTCAGTCCGTCGAATTCGATGAATCGATTTTCGATGCCACCGGCATGCTGAAGGATGCTCCGGCACTTCCCGCGGTCGAGATGGAAGCCGAAGAAAACTACCTGAAGCGCTACCCGGAATTCTTCGGCACGAAGGCGCTTTCGGGCCTTACCATCGGCGTGTACCAGCATTCCGCCGTGGGCCGCGACATCGTGGTGAAGGTGCTCGAGAGCCTGGGCGCCACGGTGAAGCCTTTCGCCCGCAGCGAGACGTTTATCCCGGTCGATACCGAAGCAATCCGCAAGGAAGACGAAGAACTGGCCCGCGACTTCGCGCACAAGGATTTCGTGGATGCGATTTTCAGTACCGATGGTGACAGCGACCGCCCGCTTTTGGCGGACGATGCAGGCATGTGGCTGCGTGGCGACGTGCTGGGCATCCTCGCTGCCCAGGCGCTTCACATTAAGCGCATTGCAACTCCGGTGAGTTGCAACACGTCGCTCGAAAAATGCGGCTCCTTCGAGAAGATTTGCCGCACGCGCATCGGTAGCCCGTATGTAATCGCCGGCATGGAAAGCCTGGTGGATGCGAACGACCCGAGTATCTCTGTCGCGGGTTACGAGGCCAACGGCGGATTCCTGCTGCAGACGAACTTGACCCGCAAATTCGAGGATGGAACCCGCACGCTGCCGGCGCTGCCGACCCGTGACGCGCTCCTCCCGATGATTGCCGTGATGGTCCGTGTGCGCGAAGAACGCATGTGCGTCGTTGATTTGCTCCGCAAGCTGCCCAAGCGCTTTACCGTGAGCGACCGCCTCAAGG includes the following:
- the cysK gene encoding cysteine synthase A; the protein is MSKIYTSADQLIGHTPLLELTHVEEGLGATILAKLEYFNPAGSVKDRIAKAMLDDAEKSGKLKKGAVIIEPTSGNTGIGLASVAAARGYRIIIVMPETMSVERRQLMKAYGAELVLTEGAKGMKGAIAKADELAKEIPNSFIPGQFVNPANPAAHKATTGPEIWEDTDGKVDIFVAGVGTGATVSGVGEYLKEKNPNVKVVAVEPASSPVLSKGVAGSHKIQGIGAGFVPDTLNTKVYDEIIAVENEAAFEAGREIGKKEGVLVGISSGAALWAAKELAKRPENKGKTIVALLPDTGDRYLSTALFAE
- a CDS encoding phosphomannomutase, with product MSVTMQEVMKQSGVAFGTSGARGLVTAMTDRVCYVYARSFIKYCEQSYKCEHTIAIAGDLRPSTERILKALVKAGEDSAWKVVYCGRIPSPAIALYGIDKALPTIMVTGSHIPADRNGIKFNHPQGEISKKDEQGIVSQSVEFDESIFDATGMLKDAPALPAVEMEAEENYLKRYPEFFGTKALSGLTIGVYQHSAVGRDIVVKVLESLGATVKPFARSETFIPVDTEAIRKEDEELARDFAHKDFVDAIFSTDGDSDRPLLADDAGMWLRGDVLGILAAQALHIKRIATPVSCNTSLEKCGSFEKICRTRIGSPYVIAGMESLVDANDPSISVAGYEANGGFLLQTNLTRKFEDGTRTLPALPTRDALLPMIAVMVRVREERMCVVDLLRKLPKRFTVSDRLKEFPTEISKAKLAEIREQKLGHKLFGTLAAKPSKFAPKDSAPKPFHGEVVAIDETDGYRMEFDSGDIVHLRPSGNAPEFRCYVETESKERSAELLEGCLKIMEGWRK